The proteins below are encoded in one region of Synergistaceae bacterium:
- a CDS encoding ABC transporter ATP-binding protein, whose product MILTVDGVSFSYRGVPVLEHVSFSLAEGEMAALLGPNGVGKTTLLRVIDGILRPSGGSVLIEARDAASCSPRERAKFFGYVPQRGEQVRLTVFDAVLLGRHPHLGWSVEKSDLGMVHSALEGLSLEGLALRYLDELSGGEFQKVLLARAIVQEPRVLLLDEPTSSLDLKNQLEMLATLKGIVRKKKVAALLCMHDLNTAFRFADRLLFLKDGSIAGVCTPADAPADLVHDVYGIPVEIVHYKGIPMIVPA is encoded by the coding sequence GTGATACTGACCGTTGACGGAGTCTCCTTCTCTTATAGAGGCGTGCCGGTGCTTGAGCATGTATCCTTCTCCCTCGCCGAGGGTGAGATGGCTGCCCTGCTCGGCCCGAACGGCGTGGGCAAGACCACCCTACTTCGCGTCATAGACGGGATTCTGCGCCCGTCCGGTGGAAGCGTGCTTATCGAGGCGAGGGACGCAGCCTCATGCTCGCCGCGGGAGCGAGCCAAATTCTTCGGCTACGTGCCGCAGAGGGGCGAGCAGGTTCGGCTCACCGTGTTCGATGCGGTGCTGCTCGGGCGCCATCCGCACCTTGGGTGGTCCGTCGAGAAATCCGACCTGGGGATGGTTCACTCGGCGCTTGAGGGGCTGTCTCTGGAGGGGTTGGCTCTGAGATACCTTGACGAATTGAGCGGCGGGGAATTTCAGAAGGTGCTGCTGGCCCGCGCAATAGTGCAGGAGCCGCGAGTGCTGCTGCTCGACGAGCCGACCAGCAGCCTGGACCTGAAGAACCAGCTCGAGATGCTGGCGACTCTTAAGGGCATTGTTAGGAAGAAAAAAGTCGCCGCCCTTCTGTGCATGCACGACCTGAACACCGCGTTCAGATTCGCCGACCGACTGCTCTTCTTAAAGGACGGCTCGATCGCCGGCGTCTGCACGCCGGCGGACGCGCCGGCAGACCTGGTTCACGACGTGTACGGCATTCCGGTTGAAATAGTCCACTACAAAGGGATACCGATGATAGTCCCCGCGTAG
- a CDS encoding iron ABC transporter substrate-binding protein codes for MGNQPRYLKKERVFVFRKACISSLFVLLCLSALPALAGEIAVTDTLGRSVVVAESPERIIASGSGCLRLVVYLEAQDRVVAVDSAEKKTPDLGVLVLSRPYNIANPQFGDLPIFGEFRGLDSPELIAGLSPQPQVILKVSPLAGPHPDVLTEKTGIPVVGLEPGNLTDKKDDFYGSLRLMGRILDREERAEEVVAFFERHLADLARRTADIPDDKRPTCYVGGVASRGAHGFTSTEPNYPPFVYTGAKNVAAAPGQKGGQVVEIAKEKLLEWDPEVLFVDLSTITAGEQANGLQQLRDDPAISALTAVVEGRVFGVLPYNAYSLNFGSVLANTYFVGKTLYPDSFEDVDPVAMADEIYTFLVDKPVFQTMNDYFSGFALSRIEAGE; via the coding sequence ATGGGGAATCAACCACGCTATCTCAAAAAGGAGAGGGTTTTCGTGTTTCGCAAAGCGTGCATCTCATCTCTTTTCGTACTTCTATGCCTGTCGGCCCTCCCCGCGCTCGCCGGGGAGATCGCTGTGACCGACACATTGGGCCGCTCGGTCGTCGTGGCCGAGTCGCCCGAGCGCATCATAGCCTCCGGCTCCGGCTGCCTTAGACTGGTCGTCTACCTGGAGGCGCAGGACAGGGTCGTGGCGGTGGACTCGGCCGAGAAGAAGACCCCCGACCTTGGCGTGCTGGTCTTGTCGCGCCCCTACAACATCGCAAACCCCCAGTTCGGCGACCTCCCGATATTCGGCGAGTTCCGCGGCCTGGACAGCCCCGAGCTGATCGCGGGCCTATCTCCTCAGCCGCAGGTGATCCTGAAGGTCTCTCCTCTCGCCGGACCTCACCCGGACGTGCTGACGGAGAAGACCGGCATACCGGTGGTCGGGCTGGAGCCGGGCAACCTGACGGACAAGAAGGATGACTTCTACGGCTCCCTGCGCCTGATGGGTAGGATTCTCGACAGGGAGGAGCGAGCGGAGGAGGTCGTGGCCTTCTTCGAGCGGCACCTGGCCGATCTCGCCAGAAGGACCGCAGACATCCCCGACGATAAGCGTCCGACCTGCTACGTCGGCGGGGTGGCGTCGCGCGGGGCTCATGGCTTCACCTCGACTGAGCCGAACTATCCCCCATTCGTCTACACCGGCGCGAAGAACGTGGCGGCGGCACCGGGGCAGAAGGGCGGACAGGTGGTCGAGATAGCGAAGGAGAAGCTGCTGGAGTGGGACCCGGAGGTGCTGTTCGTCGACCTGAGCACCATCACGGCCGGCGAGCAAGCGAACGGCCTTCAGCAGCTCCGCGACGACCCGGCGATCTCCGCCCTGACAGCCGTAGTCGAGGGCAGGGTCTTCGGCGTGCTGCCGTACAACGCCTACTCGCTCAACTTCGGCTCGGTGCTGGCCAACACCTACTTCGTCGGCAAGACGCTTTACCCCGACAGTTTCGAGGACGTGGACCCGGTCGCGATGGCCGACGAGATCTACACCTTCCTGGTGGACAAGCCGGTATTCCAGACAATGAACGACTACTTCTCCGGGTTCGCTCTTTCCCGGATCGAGGCAGGAGAGTAG
- a CDS encoding iron ABC transporter permease, whose product MEARSAAGYERHIGRKRLFLVALGALCALAFVMSISWGAVSIPPLKVVRALLGGGEPKWRIIVVGIRLPQALAALFAGGALALAGVAMQSVLRNPLGSPFTLGISNAAAFGAAFSIIVLGTGSMQSTAVNAVTIVNPWLTTGAAFASALVCMTVVLAIASVTRGTPDVMVLAGVALSSLFTAGTMFLQYFADDSQLAATVFWTFGDVSRASWRDVPLMGGLLLAVLCLFFARRFDLNAIDSGDETALSLGVSAPRIRLEAMVAASLLASVTVALLGVIGFVGLVSPHMLRRFLGSDHRFLVPGSVLAGGLLLLAADTGARVAFAPRTLPVSVFTAFLGAPVFLALIARRKRP is encoded by the coding sequence ATGGAGGCACGCTCCGCCGCCGGGTACGAGCGGCACATTGGGCGAAAGAGGCTCTTCCTGGTCGCGCTCGGCGCTCTGTGCGCGCTGGCCTTCGTGATGTCCATCTCGTGGGGGGCGGTCTCCATCCCCCCCCTCAAGGTGGTGCGCGCTCTTCTGGGCGGCGGAGAGCCGAAGTGGCGGATAATCGTGGTCGGCATCAGGCTTCCTCAGGCGCTCGCGGCGCTGTTCGCAGGAGGAGCTCTGGCGCTGGCCGGGGTTGCGATGCAGTCGGTGCTTCGCAACCCGCTCGGCTCCCCCTTCACACTGGGGATCTCAAACGCGGCCGCTTTCGGTGCGGCCTTCTCGATTATCGTGCTCGGCACTGGGAGCATGCAGAGCACCGCTGTGAACGCAGTAACGATCGTCAACCCGTGGCTGACCACGGGCGCTGCTTTCGCCTCCGCGCTCGTTTGCATGACGGTCGTGCTTGCGATCGCCTCCGTCACCAGGGGAACACCGGACGTTATGGTGCTCGCCGGGGTAGCGCTGAGCTCGCTCTTCACCGCTGGGACTATGTTCCTGCAGTACTTCGCGGACGACAGCCAGCTCGCCGCGACCGTCTTCTGGACCTTCGGGGACGTGTCGCGAGCGTCTTGGCGGGACGTACCGCTGATGGGTGGCCTGCTGCTCGCGGTCCTCTGCCTCTTCTTCGCGCGCCGCTTCGACCTCAACGCAATCGACAGCGGGGACGAGACCGCCCTGTCGCTCGGGGTCTCCGCACCGCGCATACGGCTGGAGGCGATGGTTGCGGCTTCTCTGCTCGCCTCCGTGACGGTTGCCCTGCTCGGGGTGATAGGCTTCGTCGGACTGGTAAGCCCGCACATGCTCAGGCGATTCCTGGGGTCGGACCACAGGTTCCTGGTGCCGGGGTCGGTGCTCGCGGGAGGGCTGCTGCTGCTCGCGGCGGACACGGGAGCTCGGGTCGCATTCGCGCCGCGCACTCTGCCCGTGTCCGTGTTCACGGCTTTCCTGGGTGCACCCGTCTTCCTGGCGCTGATAGCGAGGAGGAAGAGGCCGTGA
- a CDS encoding methyl-accepting chemotaxis protein: MSIFRDMTIRTRLLLLTALLCLFTAIASWVGYTHLDEAGVGLDMMYERGVLPIQWLNDSRTNFQAIIASQLNMILTDDDNEIQAHVEEIERRRRLNDKNLENYGNTELDEFERGKLEEAKKHLAEFRRGSNEVIKLALENKDDEAYDYYTQHVVEANNNYRYAIREISNYCIAAAEEADEENKVVVAASKRFLIGTAVTAVIMGALLGLLVARSINRPLNSLIEVMQRIATLDITFDQSKAWLFEYRKNEFEKLADSIMKIQDALIGFVSGIVAATDRIGETSQEFSALAQEANAGVEESRVGADDVSSQMENLAAATEEITASVEEVASGAQSSAQKSTDMAGEVEQARTAGEDGVKAIGRAVASIKKVASDADGSAKEVKSLGDRAREIQNFVAQIGGIADQTNLLALNAAIEAARAGEAGRGFAVVAEEVRKLAEESNEAAQKIADLASIITKDLDEVVSAAENNAKDSLESSNLAEETRDTIDQMMEALSRIASATQDMAAVAEEQAASSEEIASAVQNIASRVNDSAESADTVRGQMVEVGTAAERVAQGSEELSGLAADLQKLVAAFKYDEVDSTSKSGLVPL, translated from the coding sequence TTGAGCATTTTCAGAGACATGACCATACGCACGCGTCTTTTACTTCTTACCGCGCTCCTCTGTCTCTTCACCGCGATCGCCTCGTGGGTGGGCTACACCCATCTGGACGAGGCGGGAGTGGGATTGGACATGATGTACGAGAGGGGCGTGCTGCCGATTCAGTGGCTGAACGACTCCAGGACGAACTTCCAGGCGATTATCGCGTCTCAGCTGAACATGATACTCACCGACGACGATAATGAAATCCAAGCCCATGTTGAGGAGATAGAAAGGCGCAGAAGGCTGAACGACAAGAACCTGGAGAACTACGGAAACACCGAGCTTGACGAGTTTGAGAGGGGCAAGCTCGAGGAGGCTAAAAAACACCTCGCGGAGTTCCGGCGCGGCAGCAACGAGGTGATCAAGCTGGCGCTGGAGAACAAGGACGACGAGGCCTATGATTATTACACGCAACATGTCGTCGAAGCCAATAACAATTACAGGTATGCCATACGCGAGATCTCCAACTACTGCATCGCGGCAGCAGAGGAGGCGGACGAGGAAAACAAGGTGGTGGTCGCAGCGTCCAAGCGATTTCTGATCGGCACGGCGGTCACGGCAGTCATCATGGGAGCGTTGCTCGGACTGCTGGTGGCCCGTTCGATCAACAGGCCTCTCAATTCACTCATCGAAGTGATGCAGAGGATCGCCACGCTAGATATTACCTTCGACCAATCGAAGGCCTGGCTCTTCGAATACAGGAAGAACGAGTTCGAGAAGCTGGCCGATAGCATCATGAAGATACAGGACGCGCTTATCGGATTCGTGTCGGGAATCGTCGCCGCCACGGACAGGATCGGCGAGACCTCGCAGGAGTTCTCCGCCCTGGCGCAGGAAGCCAATGCCGGCGTCGAGGAGTCACGCGTGGGCGCAGACGACGTCTCATCCCAGATGGAGAATTTGGCCGCCGCAACCGAGGAGATAACCGCATCGGTCGAGGAGGTAGCAAGCGGCGCACAGTCATCCGCGCAGAAGAGCACCGACATGGCGGGAGAGGTCGAGCAGGCCCGCACGGCCGGCGAGGACGGGGTTAAGGCGATAGGCAGGGCCGTCGCCAGCATCAAAAAGGTGGCTTCGGATGCCGACGGGTCGGCGAAGGAGGTCAAGAGCCTTGGAGACAGGGCGCGCGAGATCCAGAACTTCGTCGCCCAGATAGGCGGCATAGCCGACCAGACCAACCTGCTGGCCTTGAACGCCGCAATAGAGGCGGCCCGCGCGGGAGAGGCCGGACGAGGCTTCGCGGTTGTCGCGGAGGAAGTCCGCAAGCTTGCCGAGGAGAGCAACGAGGCGGCGCAGAAGATCGCCGATCTGGCCTCGATAATCACGAAGGACCTCGACGAGGTCGTGTCGGCGGCCGAAAACAACGCGAAGGACTCGCTCGAGTCCAGCAACCTGGCGGAGGAGACCCGCGATACCATAGACCAGATGATGGAGGCATTGTCCAGGATAGCCTCTGCGACGCAGGACATGGCGGCCGTCGCGGAGGAGCAGGCAGCCTCCAGCGAGGAGATAGCGAGCGCTGTGCAGAACATAGCCTCGCGGGTGAACGACTCCGCCGAGTCCGCGGACACGGTGAGAGGGCAGATGGTCGAGGTCGGCACGGCGGCGGAGAGAGTGGCCCAGGGATCCGAAGAGCTCTCCGGCTTGGCAGCCGACCTGCAGAAGCTGGTCGCGGCTTTCAAGTATGACGAGGTCGATTCCACTTCCAAATCCGGCCTGGTGCCGTTG
- a CDS encoding ATP-binding protein — protein sequence MQQKAIDLSRGFPCIAVTGARQSGKTTFVRHTFPQKLYVSLENPDEREFAKDDPRGFLDRFPDGAILDEAQHAPWLFSYLQERLDFDGRMGLFILTGSQHFHLVEGITQSLAGRTALLHLPPFSFDELKSASLLPAELDTAALKGGYPPLHVRDVEASSWLVSYTATYLERDVRSLLNVRDLSAFQRFLRLCAGRAGQLLNLSSLSAECGVVHNTAKAWISVLEAGSIVFLLRPYFRNFNKRLVKTPKLYFLDTGLLCHLLGIRDESHLETHPLRGAIVENMVAVELLKVRLNEGLEPELYFWRDGSGFEIDFIIENDGLLDGVEVKSGKTVTSEQLRGLNRWSEIAGRDAGETYLVYGGDEEYQRDGHAVVSWRNAAGIAESR from the coding sequence ATGCAGCAGAAAGCGATCGACTTGAGCCGGGGTTTCCCGTGCATCGCCGTGACGGGGGCGAGGCAGTCAGGCAAGACGACATTCGTCCGCCATACCTTCCCCCAAAAATTGTACGTCTCTCTTGAGAATCCCGATGAGCGAGAGTTCGCCAAGGACGACCCGCGAGGCTTCCTGGATCGCTTCCCGGACGGAGCGATCCTCGACGAGGCTCAGCACGCCCCGTGGCTCTTCTCCTACCTGCAGGAGCGATTGGACTTTGACGGCAGGATGGGACTCTTCATTCTCACAGGCTCTCAGCACTTCCACCTAGTGGAGGGCATCACACAGAGCCTCGCAGGCAGAACCGCTTTGCTTCACCTGCCTCCTTTCAGCTTCGACGAGTTGAAAAGCGCCTCCCTGCTACCTGCAGAGCTCGACACAGCAGCGTTGAAGGGCGGATACCCGCCGCTGCACGTCCGAGACGTGGAGGCATCATCGTGGCTGGTGAGCTACACTGCCACCTACCTAGAGCGGGACGTTCGATCCCTGCTCAACGTCAGGGACCTCTCCGCGTTTCAGCGATTCCTTCGCCTCTGCGCTGGGCGGGCGGGACAATTGCTCAACCTCTCCTCTCTCTCGGCCGAGTGCGGCGTGGTGCACAACACTGCCAAGGCATGGATCTCCGTCCTCGAGGCGGGCTCCATCGTCTTCCTGTTGCGCCCGTACTTCCGCAATTTCAACAAGCGCCTGGTCAAAACGCCAAAGCTTTACTTTTTGGACACGGGGCTTCTCTGCCATCTGCTGGGAATACGGGACGAGTCCCACCTTGAGACTCATCCGCTGCGGGGCGCGATAGTCGAGAACATGGTGGCGGTCGAGCTTCTCAAGGTCCGCCTGAACGAGGGACTCGAGCCGGAGCTCTACTTCTGGAGGGATGGAAGCGGCTTCGAGATTGACTTCATCATCGAAAACGACGGTTTGCTGGACGGAGTGGAAGTTAAGTCGGGAAAGACCGTCACGAGCGAGCAACTCCGGGGGCTGAATCGATGGAGTGAGATAGCCGGGAGGGACGCGGGCGAAACATACCTGGTCTACGGCGGCGACGAGGAGTATCAGAGGGATGGACACGCAGTGGTCTCGTGGCGAAACGCGGCTGGAATCGCCGAATCCCGGTAA
- a CDS encoding helix-turn-helix domain-containing protein — METLEKIVAENLKGLRTRRKLSLDKVSALTGVSKSMLGQVERGESSPTLQTVWKIANGLRIPLSELTDAPVPETESFSKDRVAPILGDNGRFRVYPIFPYDGRNRFEFLSIEMDRGAFSSSEPHIDGTVEYVHVFEGEIVIMAGDEERCLGCGDSMKYRADRPHSYHNPGEGRSTLAMVILYPEENV, encoded by the coding sequence ATGGAAACTCTCGAAAAGATCGTCGCGGAAAACCTGAAGGGTCTTCGAACCAGGCGCAAACTCAGTCTCGACAAGGTTTCTGCTCTTACCGGAGTGAGCAAGAGCATGCTGGGCCAAGTCGAACGCGGTGAGTCGAGCCCGACGCTACAGACGGTCTGGAAGATAGCCAACGGCCTGCGCATCCCGTTGAGCGAGCTGACCGACGCGCCTGTTCCCGAGACGGAGTCCTTCTCCAAGGATCGGGTGGCGCCGATACTGGGAGACAACGGGAGGTTCAGGGTATACCCGATATTCCCGTACGACGGAAGAAATCGTTTCGAATTCCTGTCCATAGAGATGGACAGGGGGGCGTTCTCATCCTCCGAGCCGCATATCGACGGCACGGTCGAGTATGTCCACGTTTTCGAGGGAGAGATCGTCATCATGGCGGGTGACGAGGAGCGATGCCTGGGGTGCGGGGACTCGATGAAGTACAGGGCCGACAGGCCGCACTCATACCACAATCCGGGAGAGGGGAGATCGACGCTCGCGATGGTCATCCTCTACCCGGAGGAGAATGTATGA